From Streptomyces sp. NBC_00683, one genomic window encodes:
- a CDS encoding SCP2 sterol-binding domain-containing protein, whose amino-acid sequence MATMAECRSALDTLSGNLAGADGDVRSAAALDRSLSCHIKDLDVTFVGRLAGGRIRVLDTVEGPPREKAEIRLAMTGDDLVAMVNGELNFAKAWGSGRVRLEAGFRDLLKLKSLL is encoded by the coding sequence ATGGCGACCATGGCGGAGTGCCGCAGCGCACTCGACACACTTTCCGGCAACCTGGCAGGGGCCGACGGCGACGTACGCAGTGCTGCTGCTCTCGACCGCTCGCTGAGCTGCCACATCAAGGATCTCGACGTCACGTTCGTCGGGCGGCTGGCGGGTGGCCGGATCCGGGTGCTCGACACGGTCGAGGGCCCGCCCCGCGAGAAGGCCGAGATCCGGCTCGCGATGACCGGGGACGATCTGGTGGCCATGGTGAACGGGGAGCTGAACTTCGCGAAGGCCTGGGGCTCGGGCCGGGTCCGGCTGGAGGCGGGCTTCCGCGATCTGCTGAAGCTCAAGTCCCTGCTGTAG
- a CDS encoding glycoside hydrolase family 15 protein — protein sequence MAGRIEDYALIGDMQTAALVCRDGTADWLCLPRFDSHAVFAGLLGTEEHGFWRLGPARAEGAEPLAADRRRYRGDSLVLESEWDTPRGTVRVTDFMPPRDGAPQLIRIVEGVSGRVQVRSELRMRFSYGRVTPWVHKVDGRTVAVAGPDSVWLDTQAETYGQNLTTYSDFTVAPGDRIAFTISWQPSHHEPPSLPDPEGSLEATENFWREWVDQCTYHGPYREAVVRSLITLKALTYAPTGGIVAAPTTSLPEEIGGVRNWDYRYTWLRDAAITLSSLLRTGYREEARAWREWLLRAVAGDPENLQIMYGIAGERELGEAELDWLPGYENSGPVRVGNGAANQLQLDVYGEVTEALHLAHMTGLTRNDYAMGLQLKLISYLEKHWEEPDEGIWEVRGPRRHFVHSKVMAWVAVDRTIKLIESGDTDGPLERWLQLREDIHRDVCERGYDKERNTFTQSYGSKELDASLLLIPQMGFLPPDDKRVIGTIEAIQRELSTEDGFVLRYPTAGEHAGVDGLEGDEGAFLACSFWLADDLAMIGRVDEARQLFERLLSLRNDLGLLAEEWDARLQRQVGNFPQAFSHVPLIDTALRLTASGAYVG from the coding sequence GTGGCCGGGCGCATCGAGGATTACGCACTCATCGGAGACATGCAGACCGCTGCCCTGGTCTGCCGGGACGGCACAGCAGACTGGCTGTGCCTCCCCCGCTTCGACTCGCACGCAGTTTTCGCCGGGCTCCTCGGTACCGAGGAACACGGCTTCTGGCGTCTGGGACCCGCACGCGCGGAAGGGGCAGAACCCCTCGCCGCGGACCGCCGCCGGTATCGCGGGGACTCGCTCGTCCTGGAATCGGAGTGGGACACCCCGCGCGGCACGGTCCGCGTGACCGATTTCATGCCGCCGCGTGACGGCGCCCCTCAGCTCATCCGGATCGTGGAGGGCGTCAGCGGCCGGGTGCAGGTGCGCTCGGAACTGCGGATGCGTTTCAGCTACGGGCGGGTCACCCCCTGGGTGCACAAGGTCGACGGCCGGACGGTCGCCGTGGCGGGCCCCGACTCGGTCTGGCTGGACACGCAGGCGGAGACGTACGGCCAGAACCTGACGACGTACTCCGATTTCACCGTCGCCCCCGGCGACCGGATCGCGTTCACGATCAGCTGGCAGCCCTCGCACCACGAGCCGCCCAGCCTGCCGGACCCCGAGGGTTCCCTCGAGGCGACCGAGAACTTCTGGCGCGAATGGGTCGACCAGTGCACGTACCACGGGCCCTACCGGGAAGCCGTGGTCCGCTCCCTGATCACCCTCAAGGCCCTCACGTACGCGCCCACCGGCGGCATCGTGGCGGCTCCGACCACCTCTCTGCCCGAGGAGATCGGGGGCGTTCGGAACTGGGACTACCGCTACACCTGGCTGCGGGACGCGGCGATCACGCTGTCCTCGCTGCTGCGCACCGGCTACCGCGAGGAGGCCCGCGCCTGGCGCGAGTGGCTGCTGCGGGCCGTCGCGGGCGACCCGGAGAACCTGCAGATCATGTACGGCATCGCGGGTGAGCGGGAGCTCGGCGAGGCGGAGCTGGACTGGCTTCCCGGCTACGAGAACTCCGGGCCGGTGCGGGTCGGGAACGGTGCGGCGAACCAGCTCCAGCTCGATGTGTACGGAGAGGTCACCGAGGCGCTGCACCTGGCGCACATGACGGGCCTGACCCGCAACGACTACGCGATGGGGCTCCAGCTCAAGCTGATCAGCTATCTGGAGAAGCACTGGGAGGAGCCCGACGAGGGCATCTGGGAGGTGCGCGGCCCCCGCCGGCACTTCGTGCACTCCAAGGTGATGGCCTGGGTCGCGGTCGACCGCACCATCAAGCTGATCGAGTCCGGGGACACGGACGGGCCGCTGGAGCGGTGGCTCCAGCTGCGCGAGGACATCCACCGCGATGTCTGCGAACGGGGCTACGACAAGGAACGCAACACCTTCACCCAGTCCTACGGGTCGAAGGAGCTGGACGCGTCCCTGCTGCTGATTCCGCAGATGGGCTTCCTGCCGCCCGACGACAAGCGGGTCATCGGCACGATCGAGGCGATCCAGCGGGAGCTGTCCACGGAGGACGGCTTCGTCCTGCGCTACCCCACCGCCGGTGAGCACGCGGGCGTGGACGGTCTGGAGGGCGACGAGGGTGCGTTCCTCGCCTGCTCGTTCTGGCTGGCTGACGACCTCGCGATGATCGGCCGGGTCGACGAGGCCCGCCAGCTCTTCGAGAGGCTGCTGTCCCTGCGCAACGACCTGGGGCTGCTGGCCGAGGAGTGGGACGCGCGGCTGCAGCGCCAGGTGGGGAACTTCCCGCAGGCGTTCAGCCATGTGCCGCTGATCGACACGGCGCTGCGGCTGACGGCCAGCGGGGCGTACGTCGGCTGA
- the recN gene encoding DNA repair protein RecN codes for MSVLEEMRIRSLGVIDDAVVELSPGFTAVTGETGAGKTMVVTSLGLLLGGRADPALVRIGAKAAVVEGRITVSEGDAAALRAQEAGAEIEDGALLISRTVSAEGRSRAHLGGRSVPVGVLAELADELVAVHGQTDQQGLLKPARQRQALDRYAGDGVDGPHTKYAAAYRRLRAVVVELDEITTRTRERAQEADLLRFGLNEVAAVEPLPGEDTELAAEAERLGHAEALASAAALAHGALAGDPEDQEGVDATTVVAAAGRSLDAVRAHDPALAALADRIGEISILLADVSGELAGYADQLDADPRRLAAVEERRSALTALTRKYGQDVSAVLAWAEEGAARLTELEGDDDRIGELTAERDALRSELSGLGQALTDARTEAAARFAGAVTEELASLAMPHARVSFAIRQTEAADEASGIDIGGRSVLYGPSGADEVELLLAPHPGAQPRPIAKGASGGELSRVMLAVEVVFAGSDPVPTYLFDEVDAGVGGKAAVEVGRRLAKLARSAQVVVVTHLPQVAAFADRQLLVEKTVDGSVTSSGVTVLEGEDRVRELSRMLAGQEDSETARAHAEELLATARADG; via the coding sequence ATGTCCGTGTTGGAGGAGATGCGGATACGGTCGCTCGGAGTCATCGACGACGCGGTGGTCGAGCTGTCACCCGGTTTCACCGCGGTGACGGGCGAGACCGGCGCGGGCAAGACCATGGTCGTCACCAGCCTGGGGCTGTTGCTCGGGGGGCGTGCCGACCCTGCCCTGGTACGGATCGGGGCCAAGGCCGCGGTCGTCGAAGGGCGGATCACGGTGTCCGAGGGCGACGCGGCAGCGCTGCGCGCCCAGGAGGCCGGGGCCGAGATCGAGGACGGGGCGCTGCTCATCAGCCGTACCGTTTCGGCGGAGGGGCGCTCCCGCGCCCACCTCGGGGGCAGATCCGTGCCCGTGGGGGTCCTTGCCGAGCTCGCCGACGAACTCGTGGCGGTACACGGCCAGACCGACCAGCAGGGGCTGCTCAAGCCCGCGCGGCAGCGGCAGGCCCTCGACCGGTACGCGGGTGACGGCGTCGACGGCCCGCACACCAAGTACGCGGCGGCCTACCGGCGGCTGCGCGCCGTCGTCGTGGAGCTCGACGAGATCACCACGCGTACCAGGGAGCGGGCCCAGGAAGCGGATCTGCTGCGTTTCGGCCTCAACGAGGTCGCCGCGGTCGAGCCACTGCCCGGGGAGGACACCGAACTGGCCGCCGAGGCCGAGCGGCTCGGCCACGCCGAGGCACTCGCCTCCGCGGCTGCCCTCGCGCACGGGGCGCTCGCGGGCGACCCGGAGGACCAGGAGGGCGTGGACGCCACGACCGTCGTCGCGGCGGCAGGCCGGTCCCTGGACGCCGTGCGGGCCCACGACCCGGCGCTGGCCGCGCTCGCCGACCGCATCGGTGAGATCTCCATCCTGCTCGCCGACGTGTCCGGGGAACTCGCCGGGTACGCCGACCAGCTGGACGCCGACCCGCGGCGGCTCGCCGCCGTCGAGGAGCGGCGCTCGGCGCTGACCGCGCTGACCCGCAAGTACGGTCAGGACGTCTCCGCCGTGCTCGCCTGGGCCGAGGAAGGTGCGGCCCGGCTGACGGAGCTCGAGGGCGACGACGACCGCATCGGTGAACTGACGGCGGAGCGCGACGCGCTGCGCAGCGAGCTCTCCGGGCTCGGGCAGGCGCTGACCGACGCGCGTACGGAAGCGGCCGCACGTTTCGCCGGGGCGGTGACGGAGGAACTTGCGTCGCTCGCGATGCCGCACGCCCGGGTCTCCTTCGCCATCCGGCAGACGGAGGCGGCGGACGAGGCGTCCGGCATCGACATCGGCGGGCGGAGCGTGCTCTACGGGCCCTCCGGCGCCGACGAGGTCGAACTCCTGCTGGCACCGCACCCCGGGGCCCAGCCCCGGCCGATCGCCAAGGGGGCGTCGGGCGGTGAGCTGTCCCGGGTGATGCTGGCCGTCGAGGTGGTCTTCGCGGGTTCGGACCCCGTACCGACGTACCTCTTCGACGAGGTCGACGCGGGTGTCGGCGGCAAGGCGGCCGTGGAGGTGGGCCGGCGGCTGGCCAAGCTGGCCAGGTCAGCGCAGGTCGTGGTGGTGACGCACCTGCCCCAGGTGGCCGCCTTCGCCGACCGGCAGCTGCTGGTGGAGAAGACGGTGGACGGCTCGGTGACGAGCAGTGGTGTCACGGTCCTGGAGGGCGAGGACCGGGTGCGCGAACTCTCCCGGATGCTGGCCGGCCAGGAGGACTCGGAGACGGCCCGTGCCCATGCCGAGGAGCTGCTGGCGACGGCACGGGCGGACGGATAG
- a CDS encoding NAD kinase: MTTHAAQPENAARTVFLLAHTGRPAAIRSAELVVQGLLRNGLGVRVLAVEAADLPLPPSVVTVTDATPAAVDGCELLIVLGGDGTLLRGAEISRASGVPMLGVNLGRVGFLAEAERDDLDKVVDRVVTRAYQVEERMTLDVVVHSNGDIVHTDWALNEAAVQKVSPERMLEVVLEIDGRPVTGFGCDGIVCATPTGSTAYAFSAGGPVVWPEVEALLMVPISAHALFAKPLVTSPDSVLAVEVQPHTPHGVLWCDGRRTVELPAGARVEVRRGAVPVRLARLHQASFTDRLVAKFALPVQGWRGAPH, encoded by the coding sequence TTGACGACGCATGCGGCACAACCCGAGAACGCGGCACGAACCGTCTTCCTGCTGGCGCACACCGGCCGCCCGGCAGCGATCCGCAGCGCCGAGCTCGTCGTCCAGGGCCTGCTGCGCAACGGCCTCGGCGTCCGGGTCCTGGCGGTCGAGGCGGCGGACCTGCCGCTTCCGCCGTCCGTGGTGACGGTCACGGACGCCACGCCCGCGGCCGTGGACGGCTGCGAACTGCTGATCGTGCTCGGCGGGGACGGGACGCTGCTGCGCGGCGCCGAGATCTCCCGGGCATCCGGCGTACCCATGCTGGGCGTCAACCTCGGGCGCGTCGGCTTCCTCGCCGAGGCCGAGCGGGACGACCTCGACAAGGTCGTCGACCGGGTCGTCACACGGGCGTACCAGGTCGAGGAGCGCATGACGCTCGACGTCGTCGTCCACAGCAACGGCGACATCGTGCACACCGACTGGGCGCTCAACGAAGCAGCCGTGCAGAAGGTCTCGCCCGAGCGGATGCTGGAGGTCGTGCTCGAGATCGACGGCCGGCCGGTGACCGGCTTCGGCTGTGACGGGATCGTCTGCGCCACGCCGACCGGCTCGACCGCCTACGCCTTCTCGGCGGGCGGCCCCGTCGTCTGGCCCGAGGTCGAGGCCCTGCTGATGGTGCCGATCAGCGCCCACGCGCTGTTCGCCAAGCCGCTGGTGACCTCACCCGACTCGGTACTCGCCGTCGAGGTACAGCCGCACACCCCGCACGGGGTGCTGTGGTGCGACGGCCGCAGGACCGTCGAGCTGCCCGCGGGCGCCCGGGTCGAGGTGCGGCGCGGTGCCGTTCCCGTACGGCTGGCACGGCTGCACCAGGCCTCGTTCACGGACCGCCTGGTCGCCAAGTTCGCGCTCCCGGTACAGGGCTGGCGCGGCGCGCCGCACTGA
- a CDS encoding TlyA family RNA methyltransferase: MAGVARRRLDAELVRRKLARSREHASQLIAAGRVTVGGNTATKPATQVETSAAVVVVKDDSDPEYVSRGGHKLAGALAAFVPLGLKVEGRRALDAGASTGGFTDVLLRAGVGHVLAVDVGYGQLAWSLQSDERVIVKDRTNVRELTLEQLDGKAVDLVVGDLSFIPLGLVLPALARCAAPDADLVLMVKPQFEVGKERLGSGGVVRSPELRAEAVREVARRAGLLGLGVRGVTASPLPGPSGNVEYFLWLRAGAPELDPADVDRAVAEGPR, translated from the coding sequence GTGGCAGGAGTGGCACGTCGCCGCCTCGACGCCGAGCTGGTACGCCGCAAGCTCGCGCGCTCGCGGGAACACGCGAGCCAGCTGATCGCTGCGGGGCGGGTGACCGTCGGCGGCAACACCGCGACCAAGCCCGCCACCCAGGTCGAGACGAGCGCCGCCGTCGTCGTCGTGAAGGACGACAGCGACCCCGAGTACGTCTCGCGCGGCGGACACAAACTCGCGGGCGCGCTCGCCGCCTTCGTCCCCCTCGGGCTGAAGGTCGAAGGACGACGGGCACTGGACGCCGGCGCGTCCACGGGCGGCTTCACCGATGTGCTGCTGCGTGCCGGAGTCGGGCACGTCCTCGCGGTCGACGTCGGCTACGGGCAGCTCGCGTGGTCCCTGCAGTCCGATGAACGCGTCATCGTCAAGGACCGTACCAATGTGCGGGAGCTGACGCTGGAGCAGCTCGACGGAAAGGCGGTGGACCTGGTGGTGGGCGATCTGTCGTTCATCCCGCTCGGTCTCGTGCTGCCCGCCCTGGCGCGCTGCGCGGCACCCGACGCGGACCTGGTCCTCATGGTCAAGCCGCAGTTCGAGGTGGGCAAGGAGCGCCTCGGAAGCGGCGGTGTGGTCCGCAGCCCCGAGCTGCGGGCCGAAGCGGTACGGGAGGTGGCGCGCCGCGCCGGCCTCCTGGGCCTCGGTGTCCGGGGCGTCACGGCGAGCCCGCTGCCCGGGCCGTCAGGAAATGTCGAATACTTTCTGTGGCTGCGGGCCGGAGCTCCTGAACTGGATCCCGCGGATGTCGACCGTGCAGTGGCGGAGGGGCCTCGTTGA
- a CDS encoding ABC transporter ATP-binding protein, translating to MQRLTADSVTLGYDQRVIAENLSVEIPDNSFTVIVGPNACGKSTLLRALSRMLRPSRGEVLLDGQAIHRMPAKKVARTLGLLPQSSIAPDGITVADLVSRGRYPHQGLLRQWSPEDERIVVESMASTGVGELADRYVDELSGGQRQRVWIAMALAQQTPLLLLDEPTTYLDIQHQIDVLDLCAELHETQGRTLVAVLHDLNHAARYATHLIAMRRGEIVAEGVPGDVVTAELVEEVFGLPCQVIDDPETGTPLVVPAARRKRAGAKATAGA from the coding sequence ATGCAGCGCCTCACCGCAGACTCGGTGACCCTCGGCTACGACCAGCGTGTCATCGCCGAGAACCTCTCGGTCGAGATCCCCGACAACTCCTTCACCGTGATCGTCGGCCCCAACGCCTGCGGCAAGTCGACCCTGCTGCGCGCGCTGTCCCGGATGCTGAGGCCGAGCCGGGGCGAGGTCCTGCTGGACGGGCAGGCCATCCACCGGATGCCCGCGAAGAAGGTCGCCAGGACCCTGGGTCTGCTGCCCCAGTCCTCCATAGCCCCCGACGGCATCACGGTCGCCGACCTCGTCTCGCGCGGCCGGTACCCGCACCAGGGGCTGCTGCGCCAGTGGTCTCCCGAGGACGAACGGATCGTCGTGGAGTCCATGGCGTCCACGGGGGTCGGCGAACTCGCCGACCGCTATGTCGACGAACTCTCCGGCGGCCAGCGCCAGCGCGTCTGGATCGCCATGGCGCTCGCCCAGCAGACCCCGCTGCTCCTGCTCGACGAGCCGACGACGTACCTCGACATCCAGCACCAGATCGACGTACTCGACCTGTGCGCCGAACTCCACGAGACACAGGGCCGCACGCTGGTGGCCGTGCTGCACGATCTCAACCACGCCGCCCGGTACGCCACCCACCTCATCGCCATGCGCCGGGGCGAGATCGTCGCCGAGGGCGTCCCCGGCGACGTGGTCACGGCGGAGCTGGTGGAGGAGGTCTTCGGGCTGCCGTGCCAGGTCATCGACGACCCGGAGACGGGAACTCCGCTCGTGGTCCCGGCCGCCCGCCGGAAGCGGGCCGGCGCCAAGGCCACCGCCGGGGCCTGA
- a CDS encoding PucR family transcriptional regulator — protein METQGGITVRQALELPGLRGGVPEVLAGADRLDRTVRWVHTGEVPNIASLLKGGELLLTTGLVMGSRPADQRAFVRRLADRGIAALVVELGPRFSRLPAAIVDTARTAGLPLVQLHREVPFVSVTEEIHTEIVNGHYALLQRAEEVHRRCTQAVLGGGGVPQVLGILADFTANPVFLETPDGRLLYAAGTGTGAVGADPLQVWEGLRGGRAARETPPAGAVLVEVPGGGSGTGSVRARLVLLAVSGPLVAVHRMAAERAAGIIAVVLMQARQDEELAARGRGDFLTDLAEGRIAPEDAPAQAKVLGFKPGGDPLLPVVMRIAPELSPSGNWALLARAVLEELSAVGVPVLLGVRPVEGRIPLLLALRPETGRAAVADRVAAALRAGVERAGLERAGDRAPVVVVGAAGGWAAAGAGLRHAAEAATAAQGLGELPWYDAQRLDIDLLLWRLREHPDLASFVDRTIGPLREHDRTSRPPLLPTLEAYIDHAGRKAEAARELHLNRQTLYNRLARIGELLGADLDDPQTVLALSLALRARRHTP, from the coding sequence GTGGAGACACAGGGCGGAATCACCGTGCGGCAGGCGCTGGAGCTGCCGGGGCTGCGCGGCGGAGTCCCGGAGGTGCTGGCCGGGGCGGACCGGCTGGACCGTACGGTGCGCTGGGTGCACACGGGCGAGGTGCCGAACATCGCCTCCCTCCTCAAGGGCGGCGAGCTGCTGCTCACCACGGGTCTCGTGATGGGCTCCCGGCCCGCCGATCAGCGTGCCTTCGTGCGGCGGCTCGCCGACCGGGGCATCGCCGCCCTGGTGGTGGAGCTCGGACCCCGTTTCAGCCGGCTGCCTGCGGCGATCGTGGACACGGCACGGACGGCTGGGCTGCCGCTCGTACAGCTGCACCGCGAGGTGCCGTTCGTGTCGGTGACCGAGGAGATCCACACCGAGATCGTCAACGGTCACTACGCGCTGCTCCAGCGGGCCGAGGAGGTGCACCGGCGCTGCACGCAGGCGGTGCTCGGCGGCGGTGGGGTGCCGCAGGTGCTGGGCATCCTGGCGGACTTCACCGCCAACCCCGTCTTCCTGGAGACCCCGGACGGCCGGCTGCTGTACGCGGCGGGAACGGGGACCGGGGCGGTGGGAGCCGATCCGCTGCAGGTCTGGGAGGGACTGCGCGGCGGCCGTGCGGCCCGCGAGACACCGCCGGCCGGCGCGGTTCTGGTGGAGGTGCCCGGCGGAGGTTCCGGGACCGGTTCCGTACGGGCCCGGCTGGTGCTGCTCGCCGTCTCGGGACCGCTGGTGGCGGTGCACCGGATGGCGGCGGAGCGGGCCGCGGGCATCATCGCCGTCGTCCTGATGCAGGCGCGTCAGGACGAGGAGCTGGCGGCCCGGGGGCGCGGTGACTTCCTCACGGATCTCGCCGAGGGCAGGATCGCACCCGAGGACGCGCCCGCGCAGGCCAAGGTGCTGGGGTTCAAGCCGGGCGGGGACCCCTTGCTGCCGGTGGTGATGCGGATCGCTCCCGAGCTGTCGCCGTCGGGCAACTGGGCACTGCTGGCACGGGCGGTGCTGGAGGAGCTGTCGGCGGTGGGCGTACCCGTACTGCTCGGGGTGCGGCCCGTGGAGGGCAGAATCCCGTTGCTGCTGGCGCTGCGTCCGGAGACGGGGCGCGCGGCGGTCGCGGACCGGGTGGCGGCGGCGCTGCGGGCGGGCGTCGAGCGGGCGGGGCTCGAACGGGCCGGGGACCGTGCGCCGGTCGTGGTGGTCGGGGCGGCGGGCGGCTGGGCGGCGGCCGGTGCCGGGCTGCGGCACGCGGCGGAGGCGGCGACGGCCGCCCAGGGGCTCGGCGAGCTTCCCTGGTACGACGCACAGCGCCTCGACATCGATCTGCTGCTGTGGCGGTTGCGGGAGCACCCGGACCTGGCGTCCTTCGTGGACCGGACGATCGGGCCGCTGCGTGAGCACGACCGGACCTCCCGTCCCCCGCTGCTGCCCACGCTCGAGGCGTACATCGACCATGCGGGCCGCAAGGCGGAGGCGGCACGCGAGCTGCATCTGAACCGCCAGACGCTCTACAACCGGCTGGCCCGCATCGGGGAGCTGCTCGGCGCCGATCTGGACGACCCCCAGACGGTCCTGGCCCTGAGCCTGGCCCTGCGGGCCCGCCGCCACACGCCTTGA
- a CDS encoding glycosyltransferase family 4 protein, which translates to MSQLRTVQVLGGGAGSSAHVVSLAAGLVARGVQVTVCAPAGVDRSHDFPATGARFVAVPRRSDPAAVAALRAACADADVVHAHGLHAAVRTGIALSGRSTPLVMTWRARARTEGARRRLLHLLERRAARAAAVVLGTSSDLVDRARRRGARDARLAPAAIPAGASPVTGRDGKARVELGAVGRPLLVSVGALLPHHGFGTLLDAARVWRELDPVPLLVIVGEGQERAALQRRITDEQLPVLLAGSRDDTVEILAAADLAVLTCGGEAPPPTTAHEALRLGVPLVAAMTGGPAELAGGAAEPVPPGDAEALARTVVQLLGDREQRERLAAAGLVQAAGWPTEDDTIAHVLSVYDELAQPLATVRR; encoded by the coding sequence GTGTCACAGCTGCGTACGGTCCAAGTCCTGGGCGGTGGTGCCGGAAGCAGCGCTCATGTCGTCTCGCTCGCCGCAGGTCTGGTCGCCAGAGGGGTGCAGGTCACGGTCTGCGCCCCCGCCGGAGTGGACCGCAGCCATGACTTCCCCGCGACGGGAGCCCGCTTCGTCGCGGTACCCCGGCGCAGCGACCCCGCAGCCGTCGCAGCCCTGCGCGCCGCCTGCGCCGATGCCGACGTGGTCCACGCGCACGGTCTGCACGCCGCCGTCCGGACCGGGATCGCGCTCAGCGGCCGCAGTACGCCCCTGGTCATGACCTGGCGCGCCCGCGCCCGCACCGAAGGCGCTCGCCGCCGGCTGCTGCACCTGCTGGAGCGAAGGGCCGCCCGGGCGGCGGCCGTTGTGCTGGGTACGTCGTCGGACCTCGTCGACCGCGCACGCCGCCGGGGGGCCAGGGACGCCCGCCTCGCACCGGCCGCGATCCCGGCCGGCGCCTCTCCCGTCACCGGCCGCGACGGCAAGGCGCGCGTCGAACTGGGCGCGGTGGGAAGGCCGTTGCTGGTGTCGGTCGGCGCTCTCCTGCCGCACCACGGCTTCGGCACACTGCTGGACGCCGCACGCGTCTGGCGTGAACTGGACCCCGTACCCCTGCTGGTGATCGTCGGTGAGGGGCAGGAGCGGGCTGCCCTGCAGCGCAGGATCACCGACGAACAGCTGCCCGTCCTGCTGGCCGGCAGCCGGGACGACACCGTCGAGATCCTCGCCGCCGCGGACCTCGCCGTGCTGACCTGCGGCGGGGAGGCGCCCCCGCCGACGACGGCGCACGAGGCGCTGCGGCTGGGTGTGCCCCTCGTGGCGGCCATGACCGGCGGGCCCGCCGAACTCGCGGGCGGTGCGGCCGAACCGGTACCCCCCGGGGACGCGGAAGCGCTCGCCCGCACCGTCGTGCAGCTCCTCGGCGACCGGGAACAGCGCGAGCGGCTCGCCGCGGCCGGGCTCGTACAGGCCGCGGGGTGGCCGACCGAGGACGACACGATCGCCCATGTGCTGTCCGTCTACGACGAGTTGGCGCAGCCCCTGGCCACGGTCCGCAGGTGA
- a CDS encoding FAD-binding oxidoreductase, whose protein sequence is MTPRSTLPDAALSGLRTDLTGAVHVPGDPGYDEARAVFNSMIDRRPSVVAQCDSEADVARALRFAREHGLEVAVRGGGHSVAGMALSDGGLVVDLRRMNSVGVDRETRSARVGGGATMSDLDRAAQPYALATTGGRVSTTGVGGFTLGGGSGWLERKFGLACDNLLAADLVTADGGSVRATPDENPELFWALHGGGGNFGVVTSLTLRLHDLPAMSMALILFRPEDGPGAVRVYRDLMESAPDEAGGGCLYLTAPPEEFVPEQLVGTLVCAIVFTFAGTEAELREAAAPLLALGHESELVAELPYAELQCMLDDPPGMRNYWSAEYLDSFPDEAVSVFCSTAGAMPVPSGSQHVLFPMGGAVAREGADYPVPWRSSPWGVHPFGIWESAADDEQGKQWVRDVRAGVRPWANGAVYLNFIGREGQDRVVAGVGEENYARLAAVKARYDPGNVFHLNHNIRPAAAAV, encoded by the coding sequence ATGACGCCCCGCAGCACCTTGCCCGACGCCGCTCTGAGCGGCCTGCGCACCGATCTCACCGGCGCCGTGCATGTGCCCGGGGATCCGGGTTACGACGAGGCCCGCGCCGTCTTCAACAGCATGATCGACCGCAGGCCGTCGGTGGTGGCGCAGTGTGACTCCGAGGCCGATGTGGCACGGGCGCTGCGTTTCGCGCGGGAGCACGGCCTGGAGGTCGCCGTGCGCGGAGGCGGTCACAGCGTCGCGGGCATGGCCCTGAGCGATGGCGGCCTGGTGGTGGATCTGCGCCGCATGAACAGTGTGGGTGTCGACCGGGAGACCCGTTCGGCCCGCGTCGGCGGCGGGGCCACCATGAGCGATCTGGACCGGGCGGCCCAGCCGTACGCCTTGGCGACCACCGGCGGCCGGGTCTCCACCACCGGGGTCGGCGGCTTCACGCTGGGCGGCGGATCCGGCTGGCTGGAACGCAAGTTCGGGCTGGCCTGCGACAATCTGCTGGCCGCCGATCTGGTCACCGCGGACGGGGGCAGCGTCCGCGCCACGCCCGACGAGAACCCGGAGCTCTTCTGGGCGCTGCACGGCGGCGGGGGAAACTTCGGCGTGGTCACCTCGCTCACCCTGCGGCTGCACGACCTGCCCGCGATGAGCATGGCGCTGATTCTCTTCCGGCCCGAGGACGGCCCCGGGGCCGTCCGTGTGTACCGGGATCTGATGGAGTCCGCGCCGGACGAAGCGGGTGGCGGCTGCCTGTACCTCACCGCCCCGCCCGAGGAGTTCGTGCCCGAACAGCTGGTGGGCACGCTGGTCTGCGCCATCGTGTTCACCTTCGCCGGGACGGAGGCGGAGCTTCGCGAGGCGGCGGCCCCGCTGCTCGCGCTCGGCCATGAGTCGGAGCTCGTGGCCGAACTCCCCTACGCGGAGCTCCAGTGCATGCTGGACGATCCGCCCGGCATGCGGAACTACTGGTCCGCCGAGTACCTGGACAGCTTCCCCGACGAGGCCGTGTCCGTCTTCTGCTCCACCGCGGGCGCGATGCCGGTTCCCTCCGGCTCTCAGCATGTGCTGTTCCCGATGGGCGGCGCGGTGGCGCGGGAGGGCGCCGACTATCCGGTCCCCTGGCGCTCGTCCCCGTGGGGCGTGCACCCGTTCGGGATCTGGGAGAGCGCGGCGGACGACGAGCAGGGGAAGCAGTGGGTGCGTGACGTGCGCGCGGGCGTCCGCCCCTGGGCGAACGGTGCGGTCTACCTCAACTTCATCGGGCGCGAGGGGCAGGATCGCGTCGTCGCCGGGGTGGGCGAGGAGAACTACGCCCGGCTGGCCGCCGTCAAGGCACGGTACGACCCCGGCAACGTCTTCCACCTGAACCACAACATCCGTCCCGCCGCAGCCGCGGTGTGA